From Agelaius phoeniceus isolate bAgePho1 chromosome 38, bAgePho1.hap1, whole genome shotgun sequence, the proteins below share one genomic window:
- the LOC143692319 gene encoding uncharacterized protein LOC143692319 translates to MAGGGPWARLAAALAPPAPPALRRPRPSLRHQTELLLLLLDSPPCPDGSAGGDDWSSAGSGAAGSGSGPGGALLALLAEPPPAVPAPGPPRSLLLVAALSVLAARGDRPGLAALAALLQRPGGAGGAPAAAAECLRGAAPHRGPCPGPPSGPPPGPPGPPDPRPGLPRAAAAAAAEGGGGGRSSGSLGRGGAGSRLCLRPRPPRPGPAPSSPSFRCRGGGPGSAPGFGLSGPGPGAGGAAGGGSRRGGGRRGWRRWRCTPPCPPPCASSSSSASSRGGAGTPRIRPAPPRSCPPIWRPRCSRGAAAAPGTPPSCSCPVSRRPRRFAPPPQIPGGAARPRTPRPAPNNRGGGASGSGGWWSLWGGVPPMCSAGPFSPIAADSGGSRGGSWGSRLRNYWGGVTPRPPRTCWSSPRFWGGRWGGAVMAQVLRAPPPPPGSPQLRAVLKVLRDPPGTPPPNAAPAPGVPAEGAGGRGGRLGGGSGGPERRRPPPAPRGGSRCARPRPGTPPHFGEGATPTCGIAAACRGRWRPRWAPPNWPRFWGPPRAAPPPPLPKMAPGGGSGGGAPPSLLPAPPPLRLRCLPGSPPPVLRPPRSPPGPRGLGGGAAGGGGGGPCPSPCGCAWSLWGGPKPRGPLPKPGTPGPLPKLEPRPPPVLALQVLLGGGGAWAEGALAALGGGSRGGWGRGRADPDPAPPPGPAPLARGRRHFQPGGGRPPKKGGGGSFLAPLPPLELPLGVRLRPLALPPPWDPPRARGAFEALWGGAGGGPRDPPGAGGGRGRPSPRARPPVGALGWGRGGGGRGMGAGGRRPPPGGGPGAGGAEGGGAGAGAALGGGPAARAAAAGRGRGLSCRDIARGGDVSGHGSPSLRL, encoded by the exons ATGGcgggggggggtccctgggccCGGCTCGCGGCCGCGCTcgcgccccccgcgcccccggccctgcgccggccccgcccctcgcTACGTCATCAG acggagctgctgctgctgctgctcgaTTCCCCGCCGTGCCCGGATGGTTCCGCGGGGGGCGATGATTGGAGCTCCGCCGGTTCCGGTGCCGCCGGTTCCGGTTCGGGTCCcgggggggctctgctggcgCTGCTGGCCGAGCCGCCCCCggcggtgccggccccgggcccCCCCCGCTCGCTGCTGCTCGTGGCCGCTCTCTCGGTGCTCGCGGCCCGCGGGGACCGCCCGGGGctggcggcgctggcggcgctGCTGCAGCGcccggggggcgcggggggggccccggcggcggccgccgaGTGCCTGCGGGGAGCTGCGCCGCATCGGGGGCCGTGCCCGGGACCCCCCTCGGGaccccccccgggacccccgggacccccggacccccggccggggctgccccgcgctgcagccgctgctgctgctgagggcgGAGGGGGCGGGAG ATCCAGCGGATCCCTGGGGAGAGGCGGGGCTGGATCCCG GCTCTGCCTTCGGCCTCGCCCCCCCCGCCCGGGCCCAGCTCCTTCATCTCCCTCATTTCGGTGCCGGGGGGGCGGTCCCGGGAGCGCCCCCGGTTTTGGCCTCAGCGGACCCGGCCCCGGTGCAGGCGGCGCTGCTGGGGGGGGCTCTCGGCGCGGGGGGGGGCGCCGCGGTTGGCGGCGCTGGCGCTGCACCccgccctgcccccccccctgcgcctcttcttcctcctctgcctcctccagggGGGGGGCGGGGACCCCCAGAATccgccccgcccccccccgGAGCTGCCCCCCCATTTGGCGGCCGCGCTGTTcccggggggcggcggcggcgccggggaCCCCCCCGAGCTGTTCCTGCCCCGTTTCGAGGCGGCCGCGGCGCTTTGcgccccccccccaaatcccgggGGGGGCTGCGAGACCCCGCACCCCCCGACCCGCCCCAAATAATCGCGGGGGGGGCGCGAGTGGCTCTGGGGGCTGGTGGAGTctttgggggggggtcccccCGATGTGTTCTGCCGGGCCGTTCTCGCCTATTGCCGCCGATtcgggggggtcccggggggggaGTTGGGGGTCGCGGCTCAGAAATTATTGGGGGGGGGTCACCCCGCGGCCCCCCCGCACCTGCTGGAGCTCGCCAAGGTTTTGGGGGGGTCGCTGGGGGGGGGCTGTGATGGCGCAGGTGCTGcgggcccccccgcccccccccggcTCCCCCCAGCTCCGGGCGGTGCTGAAGGTGCTGCgggacccccccgggaccccccccccaaatgCTGCCCCAGCTCCGGGGGTACCTGCGGAGGGCGCTGGCGGCCGGGGGGGGCGGCTgggggggggctcagggggtccTGAGCGCCGCCGCCCCCCTCCTGCCCCGCGGGGGGGGTCCCGCTGtgcccgcccccgccccgggaccccccctcattttggggagggggcgaCCCCGACCTGTGGGATCGCTGCcgcctgcagggggcgctgGCGGCCGCGCTGGGCCCCCCCAAATTGGCCGCGGTTTTGGGGCCCCCCCCGCGCTGCGCCCCcgccccccctccccaaaatggCTCCGGGGGGGGGGTCCGGGGGGGGCGCCCCCCCCTCGCTGCTGCCCGCGCCTCCCCCCCTCCGCCTGCGCTGCCTCCCCGGGTCCCCCCCCCCCGTTCTGCGCCCCCCCCGGAGCCCCCCAGGACCCCGAGGGTTGGGGGGGGGCGCTGctggcgggggggggggcggcccgtGCCCCTCCCCCTGCGGCTGCGCCTGGAGCCTCTGGGGGGGCCCCAAACCgaggggacccctccccaaaccgGGGaccccgggacccctccccaaattggagccccgccccccccccgtGCTGgcgctgcaggtgctgctgggggggggcggggcctgggcCGAGGGGGCTCTGGCGGCGCTGGGGGGGGGGTCGCGGGGGGGGTGGGGGCGGGGCCGAGCTGACCCTGACCCTGCGCCCCCCCCGGGACCTGCCCCCCTCGCTCGAGGCCGCCGCCATTTTCAGCCCGGGGGGGGgagaccccccaaaaaagggggagggggcTCGTTCCTGGCGCCCCTCCCCCCGCtggagctgcccttgggggTCCGGCTCCGCCCCCTCGCCCTCCCCccgccctgggaccccccccgggCTCGTGGCGCCTTCGAGGCGCTCTGGGGGGGCGCTGGGGGGGGGCCCCGAGACCCTCCTGGTGCTGGGGGGGGGCgcggccgcccctccccccgcGCTCGCCCCCCTGTTGGTGCCCTCGGATGGGGGAGGGGCGGAGGGGGGAGGGGGATGGGCGCTGGCGGCCGCCGCCCCCCCCCGGGGGGTGGTCCTGGCGCGGGGGGGGCCGAGGGGGGAGGGGCGGGTGcgggggcagcgctggggggGGGTCCTGCTGCTCGCGCGGCTGCTGCGGGGCGAGGGCGGGGCCTGAGCTGTCGTGACATAGCACGGGGGGGGGACGTGTCAGGAcatggcagccccagcctccgTTTGTGA
- the RNASEH2C gene encoding ribonuclease H2 subunit C — protein MAAPVRVRVPPGAPPEPLPVQLLPCRVQHDGPAPVAAFLRARPGPGGDLWASFRGRRLGGRELPLPPGYTGVVLRGGEPGEPPLGDPQAGSVTVMGTFGAITDWGGDTVPPPGRGLARALQWGPLAQALHAPVTEDSEEEAEP, from the exons ATGGCGGCTCCTGTTCGGGTCCGGGTTCCTCCCGGGGCTCCCCCGGAGCCGCTCCCggtccagctcctgccctgccgggTCCAGCACGACGGGCCCGCCCCTGTGGCCGCGTTCCTGAgggcgcggcccggcccgggcggcG ATCTCTGGGCCTCGTTCCGGGGGCGCCGTTTGGGGGGTCgggagctgccgctgcccccCGGCTACACGGGGGTGGTGCTGAGGGGGGGAGAGCCCGGAGAGCCCCCCCTGGGCGACCCCCAG GCCGGGTCGGTGACAGTGATGGGGACGTTCGGGGCCATCACGGACTGGGGGGGTGACACCGTCCCCCCCCCGGGGCGGGGCCTGGCCCGGGCCCTGCAGTGGGGAcccctggcccaggct CTCCACGCCCCTGTGACCGAGGACAGCGAGGAGGAGGCGGAACCATGA
- the OVOL1 gene encoding putative transcription factor Ovo-like 1 produces the protein MPRAFLVKKPVVATAKRNWSELPDEQRAEIYVPICLGGCPLRRDPEPAVGEAPASPVSPLDMTLSPRAPPGPFLHPKGKVPSGPLGAPLPPGLPLAGGVPVGVPVAGGVPGGSELFSCPVCHKSFGFQRMLNRHLKCHSEVKRHRCPYCGKGFNDTFDLKRHVRTHTGVRPYKCSLCDKAFTQRCSLESHLRKIHGVAQRYGYKERRAKLYVCEECGGTADSQDAHLAHLRQRHPHSPLLAKLARKAAATPAPRPAPPRAAPPP, from the exons ATGCCGCGCGCGTTCCTGGTGAAGAAGCCGGTGGTGGCCACGGCCAAGCGCAACTGGAGCGAGCTCCCGGACGAGCAGCGGGCCGAGATCTACGTGCCCA TCTGTTTGGGGGGCTGCCCCCTGCGCAGGGACCCCGAGCCGGCCGTGGGGGAGGCCCCCgcgtcccccgtgtcccccctgGACATGACGCTgtccccccgcgccccccccggCCCCTTCCTGCACCCCAAGGGAAAG GTCCCATCCGGGCCTTTGGGCGCCCCCCtgcccccggggctgcccctggcCGGGGGGGTCCCCGTGGGGGTCCCGGTGgccgggggggtcccggggggctcCGAGCTCTTCTCGTGCCCCGTGTGCCACAAGAGCTTCGGGTTCCAGCGGATGCTGAACCGGCACCTCAAGTGCCACAGCGAGGTCAAGCGGCACCGCTGCCCctactgcgggaagggcttcaacgACACCTTCGACCTCAAGCGCCACGTGCGCACCCACACCG GTGTCCGTCCCTACAAGTGCTCGCTCTGTGACAAGGCCTTCACGCAGCGCTGCTCTCTGGAGTCGCACCTGCGCAAGATCCACGGCGTGGCGCAGCGCTACGGCTACAAGGAGCGCCGGGCCAAGCTCTACGTGTGCGAGGAGTGCGGCGGCACCGCCGACAGCCAGGACGCGCACCTGGCGCACCTGCGGCAGCGccacccccacagccccctcctGGCCAAGCTGGCCCGCAAGGCCGCGGCCACGCCCGCgccgcgcccggccccgccccgcgccgccccgcccccCTAG
- the LOC129133917 gene encoding histone acetyltransferase KAT5, with protein sequence MAEGEVSEGCRLPVLRRNQDNEDEWPLAEILSVKDISGRKLFYVHYIDFNKRLDEWVTHDRLDLKRVQVPRKEAKTPTKNGLPGSRPGSPDRDTRKSLELALPVASGKSLPGPPPGPPPGPPLGPPGPPAGPPAGPPAGPPPITLRLHLPKESEAEPPQRPTKRKVEVVSPATPRPRPHRDLAGVRVPPERLRSPGGGGTAGPEEEIGVSGDRRGLSGLLGWSPLSPQDDGQPGVPHP encoded by the exons GGGGAGGTGTCCGAGGGCTGCCGCCTGCCCGTGCTGCGCCGTAACCAGGACAACGAGGATGAGTGGC CACTGGCCGAGATCCTGAGCGTGAAGGACATCAGCGGGAGGAAACTGTTCTACGTGCACTACATCGACT tcaACAAGCGCCTGGACGAGTGGGTGACCCACGACCGGCTGGACCTGAAGCGGGTGCAGGTGCCCCGCAAGGAGGCCAAAACCCCCACCAAGAACGGCCTGCCCGGGTCACGGCCCGGCTCCCCCGACAGGGACACG AGGAAGAGCCTGGAGCTGGCGCTGCCGGTGGCCAGCGGGAAGAGTTTGCCAGGGCCACCACCGGGGCCACCACCGGGGCCACCCCTGgggccaccagggccaccagcagGGCCACCAGCAGGGCCACCAGCAGGGCCACCACCAATCACACTCCGCTTGCACCTGCCCAAGGAGAGCGAGGCCGAGCCCCCCCAGCGCCCCACG AAGCGCAAGGTCGAGGTTGTGTCCCCGGCCACGCCCCGTCCCCGCCCCCACCGAGACCTCGCAGGCGTCCGTGTTCCCCCAG AACGGCTCCGCTCGCCGGGCGGTGGCGGCACAGCCGGGCCGGAAGAGGAAATCGGCGTGTCTGGGGACAGACGag gacTCTCAGGACTCCTCGGATggagccccctcagcccccaggATGACGGGCAGCCTGGTGTCCCCCATCCCTGA